In a genomic window of Dyadobacter fermentans DSM 18053:
- a CDS encoding MFS transporter — protein MKMKPAEFIALSACTMTLTALGIDVMLPAFGDVRRHFGLSADSTATAQIISFFFMGQVAQIIFGALSDRFGRLPILRTGFPLYIIGGIVAAIAPDLPIMLTARFFAGMGASAVFMTTIAGVRDRFVGDHMARILSLIFTIFLFTPVFAPFLGLAILSVASWKMVFLTPPLFAVAVFIWSLRLEESLPPAQRTSLTRAHIGRSIARVLGNRTFVRYTTITTLLFTALSSYVSSSEHIVGEIYGRPELFAWIFAGMGVMMSLCALLNSRLSSTFGARKTIQWLLIIYTTVGAALLAFTSAFGDPPQMPVFFAAITIMLAINLAVEPNSSALALEPMGEMAGMASAIYGTCFFFVGALFGSVTSHLMVDGVFPLVLCFFVFGLISVALVLTDRRPAGEVS, from the coding sequence ATGAAAATGAAACCCGCGGAGTTTATCGCCCTCTCCGCCTGCACGATGACGCTCACCGCGTTGGGAATCGACGTAATGCTGCCTGCCTTCGGCGATGTACGGCGCCATTTCGGCCTCAGCGCCGACTCCACCGCCACCGCGCAAATCATTTCGTTCTTTTTCATGGGGCAAGTCGCGCAAATCATTTTTGGCGCCTTATCCGATCGCTTCGGCAGGCTTCCTATCCTTCGGACCGGCTTTCCGCTTTACATTATCGGCGGGATCGTCGCGGCCATTGCGCCCGACCTGCCTATCATGCTTACCGCCCGCTTTTTCGCCGGCATGGGCGCGTCGGCCGTGTTCATGACCACCATCGCGGGTGTCCGCGACCGCTTTGTGGGTGATCATATGGCGCGTATCCTGTCACTCATCTTCACGATTTTCCTCTTCACGCCTGTATTCGCGCCGTTCCTGGGCCTGGCTATATTATCGGTGGCTTCCTGGAAAATGGTTTTTCTCACGCCTCCGCTGTTTGCGGTGGCGGTGTTCATCTGGTCGCTTCGGTTGGAAGAGTCCCTCCCACCCGCGCAGCGGACGTCACTTACGCGTGCGCACATCGGCCGGTCGATTGCCAGAGTGCTGGGTAACCGCACTTTTGTGCGCTACACCACGATCACGACATTGCTTTTCACCGCGCTAAGCTCTTACGTGTCCAGTTCGGAACATATTGTTGGGGAAATTTATGGCAGGCCGGAGCTGTTTGCCTGGATTTTTGCGGGAATGGGCGTCATGATGTCGCTCTGTGCATTGCTGAATTCGCGGCTTTCGTCCACGTTCGGAGCGCGGAAAACGATTCAATGGCTGCTGATCATCTACACGACCGTGGGCGCGGCCTTGCTCGCGTTCACCTCGGCGTTCGGCGATCCGCCGCAAATGCCGGTGTTTTTTGCCGCGATCACCATCATGCTTGCCATCAATCTGGCCGTGGAGCCCAACAGTAGCGCGCTAGCGCTCGAACCGATGGGCGAAATGGCCGGAATGGCATCGGCCATTTACGGCACCTGCTTCTTTTTCGTGGGTGCGCTGTTCGGTTCGGTCACGAGCCACCTGATGGTGGACGGCGTGTTTCCGCTTGTGCTATGCTTTTTTGTTTTCGGGCTGATATCGGTGGCGCTGGTGCTAACCGACCGCCGGCCGGCCGGAGAAGTTTCCTAG
- a CDS encoding glycoside hydrolase family 43 protein, giving the protein MLLSLIKRAVLSVSLSIALAGGVRAQNAAQPVRNDIPLDSIRLSDPFILADGPSQTYYMTGTGGKLWKSKDLKKWTGPYTVAKTDPKSWMGPEPMIWAAELHAYKGKYYYFATFTNKAVKLGEGLERRACHVLVSDRPDGPYAPMKDSVYLPADKLTLDATLWTDTDGKPYMLFCHEWLQNGNGTVEKIALKPDFSGTTGPAKLLFLASDSPWSREKNKDGSDRPNKVTDGPWVFRTQTGKLGMLWTSWIYDVYTQGVAYSQSGTLDGPWIQEKEPITPPNFGHGMLFRTFDGRLLMSIHSHRGVNGRTVRVPKLFEVDDSGDKLVVGKQITNGR; this is encoded by the coding sequence ATGCTCCTATCCCTTATCAAACGCGCTGTTTTGTCCGTTTCACTTTCCATTGCACTAGCTGGTGGCGTAAGGGCGCAAAATGCCGCACAGCCGGTGCGGAACGACATTCCGCTGGATTCGATCCGGCTGAGCGACCCATTTATCCTCGCCGATGGACCTTCCCAAACCTACTACATGACCGGCACAGGCGGCAAACTCTGGAAGAGTAAGGATTTGAAGAAATGGACCGGACCTTACACGGTGGCGAAAACCGACCCGAAGTCCTGGATGGGGCCTGAGCCGATGATATGGGCCGCCGAGCTGCATGCTTACAAGGGCAAATACTATTATTTCGCGACCTTCACCAACAAGGCTGTCAAGCTGGGCGAAGGCCTTGAACGGCGCGCGTGCCACGTGCTTGTAAGTGATCGTCCGGATGGCCCGTATGCACCCATGAAGGATTCCGTTTACCTGCCGGCCGACAAGCTGACGCTCGATGCTACCCTCTGGACCGACACCGATGGTAAGCCCTACATGCTTTTTTGCCACGAATGGCTGCAAAATGGCAATGGAACGGTCGAAAAGATCGCATTGAAACCGGATTTCAGCGGCACTACCGGTCCGGCAAAGCTCCTTTTCCTGGCCAGCGACTCGCCGTGGAGCCGCGAGAAAAACAAGGACGGTTCCGACAGGCCCAACAAAGTGACAGATGGTCCGTGGGTATTCCGTACCCAAACAGGCAAGCTGGGAATGCTCTGGACGAGCTGGATTTACGACGTGTACACGCAAGGCGTTGCCTACTCCCAAAGCGGCACGCTCGATGGCCCCTGGATCCAGGAAAAGGAACCGATCACGCCGCCCAACTTCGGACACGGCATGTTGTTCCGCACCTTCGACGGCAGATTGCTGATGTCCATTCACAGCCATCGCGGTGTAAACGGCCGTACGGTGCGCGTTCCGAAGCTGTTCGAAGTGGACGATTCGGGGGATAAACTGGTGGTCGGGAAGCAGATTACAAACGGACGCTAA